Proteins encoded by one window of Halictus rubicundus isolate RS-2024b chromosome 18, iyHalRubi1_principal, whole genome shotgun sequence:
- the Klc gene encoding kinesin light chain isoform X6 — protein MTAMSQDEIVAGARTVAQGLEALRVEHEGLLQGLQSQDAPAARDKSSLLSRNIELIKLGLGEAEVMMALANHLQKVEAEKQKLRTQVKRLCQENAWLRDELAGTQQKLQASEQAVAALEEANKHLEFMEDMRQYDPDPPADDETSKDRPKRDPVVDLFPDDDVVDERNSKSISPTPPSQFAQVNAGYEIPARLRTLHNLVIQYAAQGRYEVAVPLCKQALEDLEKTSGHDHPDVATMLNILALVYRDQNKFKEAANLLNDALSIREKTLGENHPAVAATLNNLAVLYGKRGKYKEAEPLCKRALAIRELVLGRDHPDVAKQLNNLALLCQNQAKYEEVQRYYQRALEIYEMKLGPDDPNVAKTKNNLASCFLKQGKYKEAEVLYKQVLTRAHEKEFGAIASDNKPIWQVAEEREENKHKNKGNAPYGEYGGWHKAAKVDSPTVTTTLKNLGALYRRQGKYEAADTLEDCALRSRKEQTLEFVKQGKVAQILGEGKGSTRRGSRSSLANSEHEQHDESSLALAQRALHEGQSGHHDASSNKPGFKNKIFQAFGIHSSTTRSTSYARNKGYYVRNICESMSLNDVQGSALFNTQLNIV, from the exons ATGACGGCCATGAGTCAGGACGAAATTGTGGCTGGTGCCAGAACTGTGGCCCAGGGGTTGGAAGCCCTTCGTGTAGAACACGAGGGACTTCTACAGGGCCTACAATCCCAAGATGCACCAGCTGCAAGAGACAAATCCAGCTTGTTGTCAAGAAACATTGAGTTGATAAAGTTGGGTCTTGGAGAGGCTGAAGTCATGATGGCTCTGGCCAACCACTTGCAAAAGGTTGAGGCTGAAAAACAGAAGCTTAGAACACAAGTGAAAAGGCTTTGCCAGGAGAATGCATGGTTAAGAGACGAATTGGCTGGAACACAACAAAAACTACAAGCCAGCGAACAAGCT GTAGCCGCATTGGAAGAAGCCAACAAACATTTAGAATTCATGGAAGATATGAGACAATACGATCCTGATCCTCCTGCTGATGATGAGACTTCGAAAGATAGGCCAAAAAGAGATCCCGTAGTTGATTTGTTTCCAGATGATGATGTTGTGGACGAGCGAAATAGTAAGT CAATATCACCGACACCGCCATCACAGTTTGCACAAGTGAACGCCGGATATGAAATACCTGCGCGCTTACGTACACTGCACAATTTGGTTATTCAGTACGCAGCCCAAGGTCGTTACGAAGTGGCGGTGCCACTTTGTAAGCAAGCGCTGGAGGATTTGGAGAAAACTTCCGGTCACGACCATCCAGACGTGGCCACGATGTTAAATATTCTTGCTTTAGTGTACAGAgatcaaaataaatttaaagaAGCAGCAAACTTGTTGAATGATGCTTTGTCTATTCGAGAAAAGACACTGGGCGAAAATCATCCTGCAGTTGCTGCTACTTTGAACAATCTAGCTGTTTTGTATGGCAAACGGGGCAAATATAAGGAAGCCGAGCCACTGTGCAAGCGTGCCCTTGCGATCAGAGAACTGGTTCTTGGACGTGATCACCCGGACGTTGCGAAACAGTTAAACAACCTCGCGTTGCTTTGTCAGAATCAAGCGAAATACGAGGAAGTTCAACGTTATTATCAACGGGCACTTGAAATCTATGAAATGAAACTTGGCCCGGATGATCCTAACGTTGCAAAAACGAAAAACAACTTGGCGTCGTGTTTCTTGAAACAGGGAAAGTACAAGGAAGCAGAAGTTCTGTACAAACAAGTGTTGACCAGAGCGCACGAGAAAGAATTTGGTGCTATTGCTAGCGATAATAAACCAATTTGGCAG GTCGccgaagaaagagaagaaaataagCATAAAAATAAAGGAAACGCCCCCTACGGAGAATACGGAGGTTGGCACAAAGCAGCTAAAGTAGATTCTCCTACGGTAACAACTACTTTGAAAAATCTAGGCGCGCTATATCGAAGACAAGGGAAATACGAGGCAGCGGATACTCTCGAGGATTGTGCTCTGAGGTCACGAAAGGAG CAGACATTGGAGTTCGTGAAGCAAGGAAAGGTCGCGCAAATTCTAGGGGAAGGAAAGGGATCGACAAGACGCGGTTCGCGATCCAGTTTAGCCAATAGCGAGCACGAGCAGCATGACGAG AGCTCGCTGGCGCTGGCACAAAGGGCGCTACACGAAGGACAGTCTGGCCACCACGACGCTAGTTCTAACAAACCCGGTTTTAAAAACAAGATTTTTCAAGCTTTCGGGATTCACTCTTCCAC GACAAGAAGTACTTCGTACGCACGCAATAAAGGATACTATGTAAGAAACATATGCGAATCGATGAGTTTGAATGACGTACAGGGCTCTGCATTGTTTAACACCCAACTAAACATTGTCTGA
- the Klc gene encoding kinesin light chain isoform X8, translating to MGRTDMSKTLNAYRIKKIEIIGRMTAMSQDEIVAGARTVAQGLEALRVEHEGLLQGLQSQDAPAARDKSSLLSRNIELIKLGLGEAEVMMALANHLQKVEAEKQKLRTQVKRLCQENAWLRDELAGTQQKLQASEQAVAALEEANKHLEFMEDMRQYDPDPPADDETSKDRPKRDPVVDLFPDDDVVDERNSKSISPTPPSQFAQVNAGYEIPARLRTLHNLVIQYAAQGRYEVAVPLCKQALEDLEKTSGHDHPDVATMLNILALVYRDQNKFKEAANLLNDALSIREKTLGENHPAVAATLNNLAVLYGKRGKYKEAEPLCKRALAIRELVLGRDHPDVAKQLNNLALLCQNQAKYEEVQRYYQRALEIYEMKLGPDDPNVAKTKNNLASCFLKQGKYKEAEVLYKQVLTRAHEKEFGAIASDNKPIWQVAEEREENKHKNKGNAPYGEYGGWHKAAKVDSPTVTTTLKNLGALYRRQGKYEAADTLEDCALRSRKETLEFVKQGKVAQILGEGKGSTRRGSRSSLANSEHEQHDEDKKYFVRTQ from the exons CAAAAAGATAGAAATCATTGGTAGAATGACGGCCATGAGTCAGGACGAAATTGTGGCTGGTGCCAGAACTGTGGCCCAGGGGTTGGAAGCCCTTCGTGTAGAACACGAGGGACTTCTACAGGGCCTACAATCCCAAGATGCACCAGCTGCAAGAGACAAATCCAGCTTGTTGTCAAGAAACATTGAGTTGATAAAGTTGGGTCTTGGAGAGGCTGAAGTCATGATGGCTCTGGCCAACCACTTGCAAAAGGTTGAGGCTGAAAAACAGAAGCTTAGAACACAAGTGAAAAGGCTTTGCCAGGAGAATGCATGGTTAAGAGACGAATTGGCTGGAACACAACAAAAACTACAAGCCAGCGAACAAGCT GTAGCCGCATTGGAAGAAGCCAACAAACATTTAGAATTCATGGAAGATATGAGACAATACGATCCTGATCCTCCTGCTGATGATGAGACTTCGAAAGATAGGCCAAAAAGAGATCCCGTAGTTGATTTGTTTCCAGATGATGATGTTGTGGACGAGCGAAATAGTAAGT CAATATCACCGACACCGCCATCACAGTTTGCACAAGTGAACGCCGGATATGAAATACCTGCGCGCTTACGTACACTGCACAATTTGGTTATTCAGTACGCAGCCCAAGGTCGTTACGAAGTGGCGGTGCCACTTTGTAAGCAAGCGCTGGAGGATTTGGAGAAAACTTCCGGTCACGACCATCCAGACGTGGCCACGATGTTAAATATTCTTGCTTTAGTGTACAGAgatcaaaataaatttaaagaAGCAGCAAACTTGTTGAATGATGCTTTGTCTATTCGAGAAAAGACACTGGGCGAAAATCATCCTGCAGTTGCTGCTACTTTGAACAATCTAGCTGTTTTGTATGGCAAACGGGGCAAATATAAGGAAGCCGAGCCACTGTGCAAGCGTGCCCTTGCGATCAGAGAACTGGTTCTTGGACGTGATCACCCGGACGTTGCGAAACAGTTAAACAACCTCGCGTTGCTTTGTCAGAATCAAGCGAAATACGAGGAAGTTCAACGTTATTATCAACGGGCACTTGAAATCTATGAAATGAAACTTGGCCCGGATGATCCTAACGTTGCAAAAACGAAAAACAACTTGGCGTCGTGTTTCTTGAAACAGGGAAAGTACAAGGAAGCAGAAGTTCTGTACAAACAAGTGTTGACCAGAGCGCACGAGAAAGAATTTGGTGCTATTGCTAGCGATAATAAACCAATTTGGCAG GTCGccgaagaaagagaagaaaataagCATAAAAATAAAGGAAACGCCCCCTACGGAGAATACGGAGGTTGGCACAAAGCAGCTAAAGTAGATTCTCCTACGGTAACAACTACTTTGAAAAATCTAGGCGCGCTATATCGAAGACAAGGGAAATACGAGGCAGCGGATACTCTCGAGGATTGTGCTCTGAGGTCACGAAAGGAG ACATTGGAGTTCGTGAAGCAAGGAAAGGTCGCGCAAATTCTAGGGGAAGGAAAGGGATCGACAAGACGCGGTTCGCGATCCAGTTTAGCCAATAGCGAGCACGAGCAGCATGACGAG GACAAGAAGTACTTCGTACGCACGCAATAA
- the Klc gene encoding kinesin light chain isoform X9 has product MGRTDMSKTLNAYRIKKIEIIGRMTAMSQDEIVAGARTVAQGLEALRVEHEGLLQGLQSQDAPAARDKSSLLSRNIELIKLGLGEAEVMMALANHLQKVEAEKQKLRTQVKRLCQENAWLRDELAGTQQKLQASEQAVAALEEANKHLEFMEDMRQYDPDPPADDETSKDRPKRDPVVDLFPDDDVVDERNSKSISPTPPSQFAQVNAGYEIPARLRTLHNLVIQYAAQGRYEVAVPLCKQALEDLEKTSGHDHPDVATMLNILALVYRDQNKFKEAANLLNDALSIREKTLGENHPAVAATLNNLAVLYGKRGKYKEAEPLCKRALAIRELVLGRDHPDVAKQLNNLALLCQNQAKYEEVQRYYQRALEIYEMKLGPDDPNVAKTKNNLASCFLKQGKYKEAEVLYKQVLTRAHEKEFGAIASDNKPIWQVAEEREENKHKNKGNAPYGEYGGWHKAAKVDSPTVTTTLKNLGALYRRQGKYEAADTLEDCALRSRKEDKKYFVRTQ; this is encoded by the exons CAAAAAGATAGAAATCATTGGTAGAATGACGGCCATGAGTCAGGACGAAATTGTGGCTGGTGCCAGAACTGTGGCCCAGGGGTTGGAAGCCCTTCGTGTAGAACACGAGGGACTTCTACAGGGCCTACAATCCCAAGATGCACCAGCTGCAAGAGACAAATCCAGCTTGTTGTCAAGAAACATTGAGTTGATAAAGTTGGGTCTTGGAGAGGCTGAAGTCATGATGGCTCTGGCCAACCACTTGCAAAAGGTTGAGGCTGAAAAACAGAAGCTTAGAACACAAGTGAAAAGGCTTTGCCAGGAGAATGCATGGTTAAGAGACGAATTGGCTGGAACACAACAAAAACTACAAGCCAGCGAACAAGCT GTAGCCGCATTGGAAGAAGCCAACAAACATTTAGAATTCATGGAAGATATGAGACAATACGATCCTGATCCTCCTGCTGATGATGAGACTTCGAAAGATAGGCCAAAAAGAGATCCCGTAGTTGATTTGTTTCCAGATGATGATGTTGTGGACGAGCGAAATAGTAAGT CAATATCACCGACACCGCCATCACAGTTTGCACAAGTGAACGCCGGATATGAAATACCTGCGCGCTTACGTACACTGCACAATTTGGTTATTCAGTACGCAGCCCAAGGTCGTTACGAAGTGGCGGTGCCACTTTGTAAGCAAGCGCTGGAGGATTTGGAGAAAACTTCCGGTCACGACCATCCAGACGTGGCCACGATGTTAAATATTCTTGCTTTAGTGTACAGAgatcaaaataaatttaaagaAGCAGCAAACTTGTTGAATGATGCTTTGTCTATTCGAGAAAAGACACTGGGCGAAAATCATCCTGCAGTTGCTGCTACTTTGAACAATCTAGCTGTTTTGTATGGCAAACGGGGCAAATATAAGGAAGCCGAGCCACTGTGCAAGCGTGCCCTTGCGATCAGAGAACTGGTTCTTGGACGTGATCACCCGGACGTTGCGAAACAGTTAAACAACCTCGCGTTGCTTTGTCAGAATCAAGCGAAATACGAGGAAGTTCAACGTTATTATCAACGGGCACTTGAAATCTATGAAATGAAACTTGGCCCGGATGATCCTAACGTTGCAAAAACGAAAAACAACTTGGCGTCGTGTTTCTTGAAACAGGGAAAGTACAAGGAAGCAGAAGTTCTGTACAAACAAGTGTTGACCAGAGCGCACGAGAAAGAATTTGGTGCTATTGCTAGCGATAATAAACCAATTTGGCAG GTCGccgaagaaagagaagaaaataagCATAAAAATAAAGGAAACGCCCCCTACGGAGAATACGGAGGTTGGCACAAAGCAGCTAAAGTAGATTCTCCTACGGTAACAACTACTTTGAAAAATCTAGGCGCGCTATATCGAAGACAAGGGAAATACGAGGCAGCGGATACTCTCGAGGATTGTGCTCTGAGGTCACGAAAGGAG GACAAGAAGTACTTCGTACGCACGCAATAA